In one Rhopalosiphum padi isolate XX-2018 chromosome 3, ASM2088224v1, whole genome shotgun sequence genomic region, the following are encoded:
- the LOC132924958 gene encoding sodium-dependent proline transporter-like, with product MNSNHENQKSLKHPRFNIQIMQVQNYIIDYDTGGFLKYKLYENSKSRPLPEQKLRSSFDGYMDYLLYCFSLTGSLANLTRFPYLAYSYNGCSFLIKFLILVVLIGIPWCFMEIAVGQYSGRGPTAIGDMVPIGKGVAVAMGYICILNIICYSPIQSRCLFYMYWSLPKSNQLPWKQCSSVNSSFCINNDRHLESYGCKSVGLDLQVPAENFYQNKIVEMDAGFLYDGVGKFNSPLLACLIISWMINYLLLTASNDLMKYVKIFGSIAPFTLLAFVSFAIMANNDAWGGFNLLFDTSTIDFLDLQSWRRAAEQVLYSLDVGTGHLIIYGANRSFHNNILGGVLLVTLLDTICAVTATIVVFGTANIVACKYHIQFNMVFKSGEPNR from the exons atgaattctaATCATGAAAACCAGAAATCACTTAAACATCCTAGAttcaatatacaaataatgcaagtacaaaattacattattgatTATGACACCGGAGGATTTTTGAAGTATAAACtttatgaaaattcaaaatcacGACCG CTACCAGAACAGAAACTACGCAGCAGTTTTGACGGCTATATGGACTATTTACTTTACTGCTTCAGTTTAACTGGAAGTCTCGCCAACTTAACAAGATTCCCGTACTTAGCATACTCATACAATGGAT GCTCGTTTTTGATCAAATTCTTGATACTGGTCGTGCTGATCGGCATTCCTTGGTGTTTCATGGAAATCGCCGTTGGACAGTATTCGGGCAGAGGTCCGACGGCGATTGGCGACATGGTACCCATCGGCAAAG GCGTAGCGGTGGCCATGGGTTACATctgtattttaaacattatctgTTATAGCCCCATACAGTCTAGATGTCTCTTTTACATGTATTGGTCGTTACCGAAATCCAATCAGCTGCCGTGGAAGCAATGCTCGTCCGTGAATAGTTCATTCTGCATAAACAATGACAGGCATCTGGAAAGTTACGGGTGCAAGTCGGTCGGCCTCGATTTACAAGTGCCCGCCGAGAATTTCTATCA gaATAAAATTGTAGAAATGGACGCAGGCTTTCTTTACGACGGAGTCGGTAAATTCAACTCGCCATTATTAGCTTGTCTTATAATTTCGTGGATGATCAACTACCTATTACTCACTGCATCCAACGATTTGATGAAATAC GTGAAGATATTCGGCTCGATTGCGCCGTTTACCTTGCTAGCGTTCGTGTCGTTCGCCATAATGGCCAACAACGATGCATGGGGCGGTTTTAATCTACTTTTTGACACGAGTACGATCGACTTTCTAGATCTTCAG TCGTGGCGGAGGGCCGCGGAACAAGTGCTGTACTCGTTGGATGTCGGCACAGGGCACTTGATCATTTACGGAGCAAACCGCAGTTTTCACAACAACATATTAGGCGGAGTGCTGCTGGTAACTTTGCTGGACACTATTTGCGCCGTGACCGCCACTATAGTCGTATTCGGTACGGCCAATATCGTAGCTTGTAAATATCACATTCAGTTCAACATGGTGTTTAAATCCGGTGAGCCCAATCGATAG